The stretch of DNA CGGTGTCGGCATTGCCTCGTATGCATTGGAAGACATTGAGCTGCGGAGTTTCCTTATCGCGGCTGTTCGACTGATTGTTATCGAATCTTAAGGATGAACGAACTGATGCCCCTCGGGCCGGACGGTGAGTACCGGGCAGGGAGCTTTGCGGACGACTTTTTCAGCCTCACTGCTGGTCAGCATGTGTGCAATCGCGCCGTGGCCGTGTGTGCCCATGACGATCAAATCGATTTCATTTTCGCGAGCGAAATTGATGATCTCCACAAAGGGTGTGCCATGCACCCAGTGCAATTGGGCGTTGCAGCGTTTTTTGTCGTCGTCGGTCAGCCACCCCTCCATGCGTTCTTGCGCATATTGCTCGAACTCCGCTTTCGACGGCATGGGATAGCTTTCAAACATCGGCAGATAAATCACAGGGTCGACGATGACATGCAGCAAATGCAACGTCGCGCCAAAACGCTCCGCCATTTCCACAGCATAGTTAGCCGCTTCGAGACCGGGTTCGGAAAAGTCGGTGGGCAACAGGATATTTTTCAGTTGGATCATGACGTTTATTCAAACTCGCAAGGCCGTTTTTTTTTCACTCAAACGTTCCGACACAATACCACGGCGGGAATCAGGCGACCAGTCGGTTTGTCGCACCGGGGGCTACTGAACGTATAGCTGTTTGCTGATACGGCAGTGCGGATTTTTCATCGAGTTTTGTACTGCTCACCTCGTTGATAATTCCCTCAAAATTGCTTAAAATCGGCATTGTTGGAATGTCGGTTTTTCGTCGAACCAGCTGAACGAAACCCGTGCCGCAAGTTATTTTGTAGAAAAGGGTTGCGAAACTCGTCTTCGCTGATGGATTGGCAGCAAGACTCCCGGGCACGATGATTTGTGTGCGTGCCTCGATCCGGCGACGAATTCGGCAGATTTCACCTCTCCATTTGGCGTTCTTCAGGCTGAAGTTCGCACGAAAGTTGGCTGGGGATTTTAGCAAGCCCGGCAAATAATCGCGGCGTGTCAGACGCCCTGGAACCGATGGAACCAGCGGCCGAAACCGAACCGCGATCCGTATTCATTTCGCGGTGAATGGATTCCTTGGCGAATCGATTCGCCGAATTGAAAATATGTGTATAGCCCTCAAGGAGGCCAGGAATTGTCGACAGGAGACGCAGAGAACATCCAGCAGATGGATATTCGCGATGAGATGCGGAATAGCTATCTGACCTATGCGATGAGCGTAATCGTCAGCCGCGCGTTGCCCGACGTGAGAGATGGTTTGAAACCGTCGCAACGTCGCATCCTGGTGGCGATGAATGACCTGAACCTGGGCCCGAGCAGCGGGCGAGTGAAGTGTCAAAAGATCTCCGGCGACACGTCGGGAAACTATCACCCGCATAGTGGTGAAGGGGTTTATTTGACGCTCGTGCGTCTGGCGCAGGAATGGAACATGCGCCAAGTCCTGGTCGACAAACAGGGGAACTTTGGTTCGCTGGCCGGATTGCCGCCGGCTGCCGCGCGTTATACCGAAGCTCGGCTCTCGGCTGCGGCGACGGAAATGCTGGATGACATCCGCCGCGACACCGTCGACTTTGTGCCGACCTACGATCAACGGCTGACCGAGCCGGTCGTGTTGCCTTCGCGGTTCCCGAATTTGCTGGTAAACGGTTCCAACGGGATCGCGGTCGGCATGCGGACGATGATTCCGCCGCACAATTTGGCCGAGGTTTGCGATGCCGTGCAATTGCTGATCGACGAACCCAACGCCACGCTCGATGATTTGATGGGATGCATCCAAGGTCCGGACTTTCCCACCGGTGGAATCATCTGCGGACAACTCGGCATCCGGCAGGCGTTTAAAGAGGGACGTTCGACAATCGCCGTCCGGGCCCGTACGCATTTCGAACAAGAGAAAAACCACGACGTGATCGTCGTCACCGAAATCCCTTACCTGCAGACGCGTGACGGGATTCGTGAAAAGCTGGAACAAGTGGTCCGCGAAGGTCGCATTAAAGAAATCTCGCAGATCGTCGATCTCACCGACCGTACGATCCCCGCGTGGCAAGTGCGACTGCATATTATCCTCAAGCGGGACGCGGATCGTGAAGTTGTGTTGAACCAACTCTTCCAGTATTCCCCCTTGCAAACAACGCTCAGTTTGAATTTCGTGGCCCTGGTTGGCAGCCGTCCGAAGCAGTTGTCGCTGAAAGAAATCCTCGAAGAATTCGTACGACACCGCGTAACCGTGCTGCGGCGGCGGACTGAGTTTTTGTTGGCCGAAGCCAAAAAGCGTAAGCACACCGTCGAAGGCTTGTTGATCGCGCAGATCAACATCGACAACGTAATCAACACGATTCGGCAGTCGCCCGATCGCAAAGAAGCCTGTGTGCGGCTGCAAAGTCTGGAAGTCGCCAGCGAATTGATCGCCCGCGCCTTGGGGGATCACGGATTCCAGTCATTCCTGGCTGAACGTCATCCCGGAGCGGAAGCCCCGGCAGCGCTAGAGAATTATGGACTGACCGCAAAACAGGCTGAAGCGATCGTCGCCATGCAACTCGGCTCGCTGGCCGGGTTGGAACGAGAAAAACTCGGTGAAGAACACCGCAAACTGTTGGAAGACGTCGACGAATTCCTGCGGTTGCTCTCCGACGAAGCCCACCTGCTGGCTGTCATCCGCGACGAGATGGATCAACTCAAGGGAAAATTCGGCGACACGCGGCGGACCGAAATCAATGATGAAGAAGTCGGCAACGTCAGCAAAGAAGAGTTGATCACCGAAGAAACCATGGTCGTCACGCTGTCGCATCGCGGATACATCAAACGCATCAAGCTCGACAGCTATCAAGCGCAGAACCGCGGTGGCAAGGGCATTATGGGTGCCAAGTCGGATGACGAGGACCCCATCGAACATCTCTTCGTTGCCAGCACGCACGACTATTTGATGTTCTTCACCGATCGCGGAAAGGTGTACTGGCAGAAGGTCTACGACCTGCCATTGGGCAGCCGCGTCGCTAAAGGGCGCGCGCTGGTTAATCTTGTGCGTCTCGAGCCGGACGAGAAGATCTTCCATTGTCTGGCCGTACGTGATTTCGACGGAGAACGGCAACTAGTGCTGGCCACCCGTAATGGCATCGTTAAGAAGACCGCCCTGTCCGCTTACAGCCGCCCGCTGCGTGGCGGATTGATTGCCGTCAAATTGGACGAAGGGGACGAACTGATCGGCGTGGCGATCGTGGGGCCGGGAGAAGATTTGCTGCTCGCCTCGGCCAACGGGATGGCGATTCGTTTTGCCCAAGAAGACGCACGCAGCATGGGCCGCAATACGCGGGGAGTCAAAGGCATTAGCCTCCGCGAAGGGGACTATGCTGTCGGCATGGTCGTCGCCGATCCGGAGTTGAACCTCTTGACCGTTTGTGAAAATGGTTTTGGCAAACGAACGCCGATCGGGGTCGTTGATCATGACGAGCCAGACACCGAGGACACAGATACCGGCGAATCGGATCCGTCTGCTGTTGAGGACGCTCCCGAGGAAACCGAAGCCGCGTCGGAAGAAACGGTCCGCAGCAGCATGAAATACCGCCGGCAAAAACGGGGCGGCAAGGGGGTCATCGATATTCGTACGACGGAACGCAACGGCAAAGTGGTTGCCGTGACAGCGATTTCAGAAGAGGACGAAGTCTTGATGATCACCGCCGGTGGCAAAATTCAACGTGTGCGGGTTGCCGATATTTCGCAGGTCGGACGCAATACGCAAGGGGTGCGGATTATCCGGATGGGCAAAGACGACAGACTGGTCTCTTTGGCCCGCGTACCTCAAGAAGAGATTGACGAGGATGCGGTCGCTGAGGAAGAATAGGTGTAGACCCACTGCCTGCAACAAGGCGGTTCCCTAAAACTCCTCGGCATCCCTGTGACCGTTCGCCTCATTTTCTACAAATACGACTGACTTCGAAAAGATTGAATTCGAAAAGGATGAGGCGATGCGTCTACTAGTAACCGGTGGCTGTGGGTTCATAGGATCGAATTTCATACGCCAACAATTGCAGACCTATGACGACGTCTCGATCGTCAATCTCGACCTGCTGACCTATGCGGGCAACTTGGAAAATCTCCGCGATGTCGAAGACAACCCACGATACGAATTCGTGCGGGGCGACATCTGCGACCGCGAATGTGTGAACAAGATTTTGGAGAGCCAACCGGTCGATGCGGTGATCAATTTCGCCGCAGAAAGTCACGTTGACCGTTCGATTCTCGATAGCGGCCCGTTCATTCAAACAAATATCGTGGGGACACAAATCCTCCTCGACGCCAGCCGAGCCGCCAATGTGGAGCGTTACCTACAGGTCTCCACCGACGAAGTTTACGGCAGCTTGGGCCCGACCGGTTTGTTCACCGAAGAGACGCCTTTAGCGCCGAGCAGCCCTTATTCGGCATCCAAGACCGCGGCAGACCTGTTGGTCAATGCTTATCACCATTCCTTTGGCTTCCCGGCGATCATCACGCGGTGTTCGAACAACTACGGCCCCTATCAGTTTCCTGAAAAATTGATCCCGCTATTCATTTCCAACGCAGCAGCGGACTTGAAATTGCCCGTCTACGGCACCGGCACCAATGTGCGGGACTGGATTCACGTCGAGGACCATTGTCGCGGTATCGATGCGGCGCTGCGTCGCGGGAGCATTGGCGAGGTTTATAACTTCGGCGGCGGCAATGAACGGACCAACCTGGAAATCACGCACGGCATTTTGAAATTGTTGAACAAGCCCGAAAGCTTGATCCACTACGTCACCGACCGCCCCGGACACGATCTACGGTACGCCATCGATTCCAGCAAAGCCGAACGAGAATTGCAGTGGCAGCCCCAGGTCAATTTTGAACAAGGGCTACAGGACACGATCAATTGGTACTTGTCGCAGGCCGAGTGGACCGCCCATATCAAGAGCGGCGAATACCAAACCTATTACGAAGAACAGTACGGCAAACGACTCGAATAAATCTGATTCAACTTTGATGTTAATGAATCACCCGGCCGCCAAGACGTAGGGCAGTGGCGGTCCCCCATCCGAATGAAACGAACGGTCAAGGCAACGAGGACGACAACATATGAAGATTGCAATGGTGGGGACCGGCTATGTCGGTTTAGTGACCGGGACATGCTTTGCTGAGAGCGGCAACGATGTGACCTGCGTGGATATCGACCAAAAGAAAGTCGATATGCTCCTAGGCGGCGAAGTGCCGATTTACGAACCAGGTTTGACAGAACTGGTCAAACGCAATGCTCAAGCGGGACGATTGCATTTCACCACACAGCTGTCAGAAGCTGTCGCCGATTCGCAATGCGCGTTCATCGCAGTCGGCACCCCGCAGGGCGATGATGGTTCGGCCAACATGGGCGCATTTTGGAAGGTCGTCGATTCACTGGCACCCATCCTGCCCGACGATTGTATCGTCGTTGTCAAAAGCACCGTTCCCGTGGGAACCAATCGTGCGGTTTCGGAACGTTTACGCGAATTGACCGGCCGTGTCTGTGACGTTGTCTCCAATCCCGAATTCCTCAAAGAAGGTTGCGCGATTGACGACTTCACCAAACCGGACCGCGTGGTCGTCGGGGTCGAGCGTCCTGAACCTGCTGAAGTTCTCAAAGAGCTTTACAAACCATTTTTACGCACCGAAAAGCCGTTCCTCTCCATGGGTTTGGAGAGTGCGGAGATGACCAAATATGTGGCCAACTGCATGTTGGCCACCAAGATTAGCTTCATCAACGAAATGGCGAACGTCTGTGACGGCGTGGGCGCCGACATCAACGATGTGCGACGCGGCATCGGGCACGATGCACGCATCGGCTTTTCGTTTCTATTTCCGGGCGTGGGTTACGGCGGGTCTTGTTTCCCCAAGGATGTCCGGGCGCTGGCAGCGGTGGCAGCAGCTCACAAAGTCGAGTCACAGATGCTGGACTCCGTCGACAAAGTCAATCAAGCACAAAAAACGGTACTGTTCAGCAAACTGCAGCGGTATTTCGAAGGCGATTTCTCCGGCCGTACAATTGCCATTTGGGGCTTGGCATTCAAACCTCGCACCGACGACATCCGTGAAGCCCCGGCGCTGGTGTTGATTGATCAATTACTGGCTGAAGGTGCTACGGTGCGAGTCCACGATCCTGTGGCAATGGACAATGTCAAACAAATCTACGGCGACAAGATTACCTATTGGGAAGACCAATACGCCGCTCTCGAAGGGGCGGATGCGTTGGCCATCAATACGGAATGGAACGAGTTTCGCAATCCGAAGTTCGACCTGATGTCCAAGAATCTGACACAACCGATCATTTTTGACGGGCGAAATCTTTACGATCCCGCTAAGATGCGCGATCACGGATTCCATTACGAGGGCATCGGCCTGCGTTAAGCGCCCGATGGAAAAGGGGTGCCACTGGCGGCTTGTCCGCCAGTGCAAACAGCGTGACCAGAAAAGCAGTGCTGGACCAACCAGCAGTAGCACCCGGCGCGCCCCATAGACAATATCTATTTGAGGCCGTTCGGCGCAGCCGGACACCTATTATAAAACGGAGTGATCAGTCGATGGACAACGAATTACGCGGCACCTGTCAAGGAATCTTGGATCGCATTGTTCAGCTCAGAGACTCTCTTTGACTTAGCTGGCAAACAGACTCGCTCGCAGGAAATCAACGAACTGATGGGGGCTCCCGGATTTTGGGACGACCAAGAGAAGGCGCAAGCGCTGGTCGGCGAATTGCGCCGGATCACACTGACGATCAAACCGTTGACGGAGTTGGAAGAAAGCTCCGAAGAGATGGAAGTGCTGATGGAATTCTCCGAGGAGGACGACTCCGGCGAGAGTACGACCGAATTGGAAAGTCTCGCCAAGCAACTTGAAAAACGTCTGGAGGCGATGGAACTCAAGGCGATGATGAGCCGACCCGAGGATGGTTGCAACGCCTATGTCAGTATCCAAGCCGGCGAGGGCGGCACCGACGCATCCGACTGGGCGGCGATGTTGTTGCGTATGTATCAGCGTTGGAGCGAAGACAACGGCTACTCGACAGAACTGATTGATATCTCCGCAGCGGAGGAAGCCGGAATCCGCAGTGCCACGATCGCCATCCGCGGCGATTATGTGTACGGATATCTGAAAGGCGAAGTCGGCAATCATCGGCTGATTCGCATTAGCCCGTTTGACTCCGCCGGCCGCCGTCAAACGTCCTTTGCTGCTATCGATATTGTGCCTGAAATCGAGGACGATCTCGACATCGATATCAACTGGGACAAGGATGTGCGAGAAGACACCTACCGCGCCAGCGGGGCAGGGGGGCAGCACGTTAACAAGACCTCGTCGGCCATCCGCTTAACGCACGAATCGACCGGTGTGGTTGTGCAATGCCAAAACGACCGCAGCCAACACAAAAACCGAGCGACAGCGCGGAAGATGTTGCAGGCCAAGCTGTACCAAATCGAGCAGGAAAAGCGGGACAGTGAATTGGCCGCCAAGCGGGGGGACAAATCCCGTATTGGATTTGGTGGTGAAACGATCCGCTCCTACGTGTTGCATCCGCAACAACAGGTCAAGGATCACCGCACAATGCATACCTCGTCCAACCCCACCCGCGTTTTGGACGGCGACTTAAATGCGTTTATCGAAAGCTACCTGCGGTGGAGCTTGACGAATTAGGCTCGCGGCTTGAGGGGTGAGGCCTGAGGAAAGTGCGCGCGTCGTTTGGCCGTCTATTGATATCAATCGGTGACTTCGGCCCAGACGGCCAATTGCACGGCGGCGTCCAGCGGCATTTCGCTCACCCCCAAGGCCACGCGTGTGTGCCGACCGGCGTCGCCGAATAACTCGACGAGAAGTTCCGAAGCGCCGTTGAGCACCTGTGGCTGATGCTGAAACCCCGGAGCGGAGTGGACATAACCTTCCACACGGACAATCCGCGAGACCTGTTGCAGGTCACCGATGCAGGCTTTGATCTGCGCCAGGGCATTGACTACACAGATCCGGGCAGCATCGATCCCCTGTTGTTCGTGCAGTTCAGTCCCCAACTTTCCGCTAAAGACGATCTCCTTACCGATGAAGGGCAATTGCCCACTGGTGACCACCAGGTTGCCGGTCCGCAGCACGGGAACATAGTTGCCCACCGCTGCCGGCGGGGTGGGAAGATCGTAACCAAGTTCTTGCAGCTTTTCTTCGATCGTTTGGCTCATCGAGCTGGCTCGCAGTTAATTCGTGGGTTGGTATTTGAGTGACAGTTCAGCGGACGCGCATCATAACCAAACTCGCCCCGCAAGCCCAATGCCTACGGTCAGGTTTGCCGTCACGCGTGCTAAGCCGCGCTACGCCATTTATTGCGAGGAATCGCCCCCAGCAAAATGACGGCCATCTGACTGACCCAGAACATGGCCAAGGCTTTGAGCACACCGTCGGTAAAGCCGTAGGAATGCAGGCCGATTCCTAATTCGTTCACGCCGAACCAGGACCAAGCGGTGACGATGTTGCCGAAGATGGCCAGCATGGCCAGCCCGCGATCTTTGACCATTCCGCCCCAGCGGGCATGCAGAATCAACGCGTTCCACAACACAATGATCAAGGCACCGTTTTCCTTCGGGTCCCAACCCCAAAAACGTCCCCACGAATCATCGGCCCATAATCCGCCCAACACCGTGCCGAAGAAACTAAAGAACAGGGCAAAACAAACCGTGCCGTAAATCATGCGGCTCATCGTCTTGCTGTTTTGTGGTGTGAATGTGGTGGTAAAGACACCCCAGATTACATAGATCAGACCCAACATGCCGGCCACGAATGTCGTCGCGTAACCCAACGTAATGCAGACCACGTGTGTCGCCAACCAGAACTGCGTGTCGAGCACTGCTTGCAACACGCCGATAGTATCGCCATCGTTGGAAAGCATGTGCGCGATTCCCAGGGAGACAAAACCGGCCGTTGAGGCAATTACGTTGCCGACCCCGATTTTGAAGATCAGTTCCAGCACAATCCCCATCAACACAGCCGCTAGTCCGATGAAGACCGCCGAGCTGTACAGGTTGGTCACCGGGGGACGGCCGGAGATATACATCCGCATGATCACCGCTGCCATCTGCACGCCGCACAGCAAGACAATCAGCCAAAAGGCGGCGCGATTGAAGGGACGGGTCCACCCCAACCAGGAAAGTGCCGTCAGCACAAATGCCAAGATATACAGCGCTGCCGAGTAATAGAATGGCGATGCATGGTTAAACCATGCTTCGGCATTGACCTTGGCAGGGCGGTAATCGACCGGGCGCTCTGTGGCCAACAATTCGTTGTAATCTTCCACGCCGCGATTAAACGCTTTGGCATCTCCCGCTTTATAGGCATCAAAAATCCCCTTCAGCGCCGCCGTCGCAGGGTTTCCAGCTTCACGCTGCAAATCCACGGTCATGAAATAGTTGACCCATGCCATCGAAAATGGTTCCCAACCGTCCCCAGTGGCCTCTTCGTCCTGCGGGGTTGGTACTGAGCGCGGCGGTTGCATGCGGCTGAGGGCCTGGTTCGCCGCGCGGGCACGCTCCAAGACTTCCTTGGTGAGCATCAAGGTTTTCATCGCTGCTTCGCGGTTGTTCTTGAATTCCTCCTCCGTCGGCAAGGGGGGGAACTCGGCAGCTACGAATGCGGCTTGCAGCAACGTATAGCGGCGGACGCGTTTGTCGAGTTCTAAAACCTTGCGCTGAAACACGCTGAGGTGTTCGGCCCCTTGGTCGCGCGAGACCTCCCGCGCTTTATCGACCTGCTCGTTAAATTCCACCGCCTTAGGCCGCAGTTCCGATAACGAATACAGATACCCTTTACGCGGCTTGAGACCCAGATTCTGCTGAACTTCGAGGTTCTCAATCCGAAAGACCCGATGCTCTTCAGCCGCATCGGTCCCCGCTGCGACATCCAAAAACCAGCGGATGGCGGGTTGACGTTTGACGTTGTTGTCCTTGAAATCCTGCTTGTTGGAAATGATCCGCATGCTATTGCGGGCCAATGTGTCGAACGGCTTCACGCGGCCTTCGAAGACCAACGGCAATTTGCCGAATGCGTACAGATCCATTTCGCCCTCAGCTGTCCGAGGCGGCATCGAGACGCGGAGCAGATACAGTGCGCA from Symmachiella dynata encodes:
- a CDS encoding universal stress protein, translated to MIQLKNILLPTDFSEPGLEAANYAVEMAERFGATLHLLHVIVDPVIYLPMFESYPMPSKAEFEQYAQERMEGWLTDDDKKRCNAQLHWVHGTPFVEIINFARENEIDLIVMGTHGHGAIAHMLTSSEAEKVVRKAPCPVLTVRPEGHQFVHP
- the gyrA gene encoding DNA gyrase subunit A; its protein translation is MDIRDEMRNSYLTYAMSVIVSRALPDVRDGLKPSQRRILVAMNDLNLGPSSGRVKCQKISGDTSGNYHPHSGEGVYLTLVRLAQEWNMRQVLVDKQGNFGSLAGLPPAAARYTEARLSAAATEMLDDIRRDTVDFVPTYDQRLTEPVVLPSRFPNLLVNGSNGIAVGMRTMIPPHNLAEVCDAVQLLIDEPNATLDDLMGCIQGPDFPTGGIICGQLGIRQAFKEGRSTIAVRARTHFEQEKNHDVIVVTEIPYLQTRDGIREKLEQVVREGRIKEISQIVDLTDRTIPAWQVRLHIILKRDADREVVLNQLFQYSPLQTTLSLNFVALVGSRPKQLSLKEILEEFVRHRVTVLRRRTEFLLAEAKKRKHTVEGLLIAQINIDNVINTIRQSPDRKEACVRLQSLEVASELIARALGDHGFQSFLAERHPGAEAPAALENYGLTAKQAEAIVAMQLGSLAGLEREKLGEEHRKLLEDVDEFLRLLSDEAHLLAVIRDEMDQLKGKFGDTRRTEINDEEVGNVSKEELITEETMVVTLSHRGYIKRIKLDSYQAQNRGGKGIMGAKSDDEDPIEHLFVASTHDYLMFFTDRGKVYWQKVYDLPLGSRVAKGRALVNLVRLEPDEKIFHCLAVRDFDGERQLVLATRNGIVKKTALSAYSRPLRGGLIAVKLDEGDELIGVAIVGPGEDLLLASANGMAIRFAQEDARSMGRNTRGVKGISLREGDYAVGMVVADPELNLLTVCENGFGKRTPIGVVDHDEPDTEDTDTGESDPSAVEDAPEETEAASEETVRSSMKYRRQKRGGKGVIDIRTTERNGKVVAVTAISEEDEVLMITAGGKIQRVRVADISQVGRNTQGVRIIRMGKDDRLVSLARVPQEEIDEDAVAEEE
- the rfbB gene encoding dTDP-glucose 4,6-dehydratase, with translation MRLLVTGGCGFIGSNFIRQQLQTYDDVSIVNLDLLTYAGNLENLRDVEDNPRYEFVRGDICDRECVNKILESQPVDAVINFAAESHVDRSILDSGPFIQTNIVGTQILLDASRAANVERYLQVSTDEVYGSLGPTGLFTEETPLAPSSPYSASKTAADLLVNAYHHSFGFPAIITRCSNNYGPYQFPEKLIPLFISNAAADLKLPVYGTGTNVRDWIHVEDHCRGIDAALRRGSIGEVYNFGGGNERTNLEITHGILKLLNKPESLIHYVTDRPGHDLRYAIDSSKAERELQWQPQVNFEQGLQDTINWYLSQAEWTAHIKSGEYQTYYEEQYGKRLE
- a CDS encoding UDP-glucose dehydrogenase family protein; this encodes MKIAMVGTGYVGLVTGTCFAESGNDVTCVDIDQKKVDMLLGGEVPIYEPGLTELVKRNAQAGRLHFTTQLSEAVADSQCAFIAVGTPQGDDGSANMGAFWKVVDSLAPILPDDCIVVVKSTVPVGTNRAVSERLRELTGRVCDVVSNPEFLKEGCAIDDFTKPDRVVVGVERPEPAEVLKELYKPFLRTEKPFLSMGLESAEMTKYVANCMLATKISFINEMANVCDGVGADINDVRRGIGHDARIGFSFLFPGVGYGGSCFPKDVRALAAVAAAHKVESQMLDSVDKVNQAQKTVLFSKLQRYFEGDFSGRTIAIWGLAFKPRTDDIREAPALVLIDQLLAEGATVRVHDPVAMDNVKQIYGDKITYWEDQYAALEGADALAINTEWNEFRNPKFDLMSKNLTQPIIFDGRNLYDPAKMRDHGFHYEGIGLR
- the prfB gene encoding peptide chain release factor 2 (programmed frameshift); its protein translation is MDNELRGTCQGILDRIVQLRDSLDLAGKQTRSQEINELMGAPGFWDDQEKAQALVGELRRITLTIKPLTELEESSEEMEVLMEFSEEDDSGESTTELESLAKQLEKRLEAMELKAMMSRPEDGCNAYVSIQAGEGGTDASDWAAMLLRMYQRWSEDNGYSTELIDISAAEEAGIRSATIAIRGDYVYGYLKGEVGNHRLIRISPFDSAGRRQTSFAAIDIVPEIEDDLDIDINWDKDVREDTYRASGAGGQHVNKTSSAIRLTHESTGVVVQCQNDRSQHKNRATARKMLQAKLYQIEQEKRDSELAAKRGDKSRIGFGGETIRSYVLHPQQQVKDHRTMHTSSNPTRVLDGDLNAFIESYLRWSLTN
- a CDS encoding RidA family protein produces the protein MSQTIEEKLQELGYDLPTPPAAVGNYVPVLRTGNLVVTSGQLPFIGKEIVFSGKLGTELHEQQGIDAARICVVNALAQIKACIGDLQQVSRIVRVEGYVHSAPGFQHQPQVLNGASELLVELFGDAGRHTRVALGVSEMPLDAAVQLAVWAEVTD